Proteins from a single region of Megachile rotundata isolate GNS110a chromosome 7, iyMegRotu1, whole genome shotgun sequence:
- the GstS4 gene encoding glutathione S-transferase S4, with the protein MPNYKLVYFNVMGLGEPIRFLLSYGGVKFQDVRVPIASDEWSTLKPSTPFGQLPTLEIDGKVYSQTLPICRYLAKQFNLLGKTDLDTLQIDAVANALHDFRRLTVSQYYREADPVLKAKRKVEVMSRVIPFYLDKLDGLVKDNGGYFHGGQLSYADLFFAAISDSLSIAYEADITKDHPRLKTLRQKVLELPGIKEWMETRPKTEI; encoded by the exons ATGCCGAATTATAAGTTAGTGTATTTCAACGTGATGGGTCTGGGAGAGCCCATAAGGTTTCTCCTGAGTTACGGTGGTGTTAAATTCCAGGACGTTCGAGTACCGATCGCTTCAGACGAATGGAGCACCCTCAAACCCA GTACACCATTCGGTCAGCTACCCACGCTGGAAATCGATGGCAAAGTTTACTCGCAAACGTTGCCTATTTGCCGTTACCTGGCCAAACAATTTAATCTGCTCGGCAAAACCGATTTGGATACGCTGCAAATCGATGCTGTCGCGAACGCTCTTCACGATTTCAGGAGGC TGACGGTGTCGCAGTATTATAGGGAAGCTGATCCGGTTTTGAAGGCTAAGAGAAAAGTGGAGGTGATGTCGAGAGTTATACCGTTTTATTTGGATAAACTTGACGGATTGGTGAAAGACAATGGAGGATACTTTCATGGTGGACAG TTGAGTTATGCGGATCTCTTTTTTGCTGCCATTTCGGATTCGTTGAGTATAGCTTACGAGGCTGATATTACGAAAGATCATCCGCGTTTGAAAACCCTCAGACAGAAGGTTTTAGAACTGCCTGGTATCAAAGAGTGGATGGAAACGAGACCGAAAACGgaaatttaa